From Spirosoma agri, one genomic window encodes:
- a CDS encoding DUF3500 domain-containing protein, with the protein MIRILFCCMIVGQILAQSVAPPKKTATQKVRDEMREAVQTFLQTLTPEQRQKTMFPFDNEERFNWHFVPRERKGLPLKQMTPEQRQAAMAMLKTGLSDQGYEKATAIIDMENVLRVIDKRPPNDTYRDPENYSFTIFGDPETKNPWSWRIEGHHLSLQFMSLTGKVLAQTPTFFGSNPGVLRLDSTMADKRMANPRIADLPQKGRQILKQETERAFALLKTLNADQRKKAVLAAVAYPEMVTSNRRSAVLEKMDGLMLADMTADQRKLFLELLQVYMSNYRITLANQQLAKLQKSGLDSLRFGWAGDLTPELGEGKGWYYRIHGPTILIEYDNSQTNANHIHTVVRDLTNDFGEDLLKEHYKATAHGKP; encoded by the coding sequence ATGATTCGTATTCTATTCTGCTGTATGATCGTGGGACAGATTCTGGCTCAATCGGTTGCTCCGCCAAAAAAGACGGCAACGCAGAAAGTGCGTGATGAGATGCGAGAAGCAGTTCAGACATTTCTCCAGACCCTAACGCCTGAGCAACGGCAAAAGACCATGTTCCCGTTCGATAACGAGGAACGGTTTAACTGGCATTTTGTGCCCAGAGAGCGAAAAGGGCTGCCCCTCAAACAAATGACTCCCGAGCAGCGACAGGCCGCTATGGCAATGCTCAAAACGGGTTTAAGCGATCAGGGTTACGAGAAAGCAACGGCCATCATCGATATGGAAAACGTATTGCGTGTAATCGATAAGCGGCCACCAAACGATACCTACCGCGATCCGGAAAATTATTCGTTCACCATTTTCGGCGATCCGGAAACGAAAAACCCGTGGAGCTGGCGCATTGAGGGCCATCATCTGTCACTTCAGTTTATGTCGTTGACCGGCAAGGTGCTGGCCCAAACGCCCACGTTTTTTGGCAGTAATCCGGGTGTGCTGCGGCTAGACTCGACAATGGCCGATAAACGCATGGCCAACCCACGCATCGCTGATCTGCCCCAAAAAGGCCGTCAGATATTAAAACAGGAAACAGAACGTGCATTCGCACTGCTGAAAACCCTGAACGCTGACCAGCGTAAAAAAGCTGTGCTCGCAGCCGTGGCTTACCCCGAAATGGTTACCAGCAATCGCCGGAGTGCCGTTTTGGAAAAAATGGATGGCCTGATGCTAGCCGACATGACTGCCGATCAGCGTAAACTATTTCTGGAGTTGTTACAGGTCTACATGAGCAACTACCGGATCACACTAGCGAATCAGCAACTGGCCAAACTGCAAAAATCAGGTTTAGACAGTTTGCGTTTTGGCTGGGCGGGCGATCTTACGCCCGAACTAGGTGAAGGCAAGGGGTGGTATTACCGGATTCATGGGCCGACTATTCTTATCGAGTACGACAACTCACAGACGAATGCGAATCATATTCACACGGTCGTGCGTGATCTGACGAATGATTTCGGTGAAGATCTGCTAAAAGAACATTATAAGGCTACTGCTCACGGAAAGCCCTGA
- a CDS encoding LBF_2804 family protein has protein sequence MRYLRQALDTSHPTDEPYVLNPVESLVIRRTKVLTLSLSALLGVLGVVFLYLPQYHWPDLFQNTPIVLFGTTYSVPIITTLYGLLLVYIEVNLLVGLNLLGVKAIMQVCQFPRAHDAQYDRHLQALADAALEKTNRGILRFGIDPYLNMPRWGLTIYFLLNIIKAALSTLFLKFFLKRFLGRFALRQVTDLAGMPIYAVWNAYASWQVLHEAQIRVMAPLTIREFVNELHDEWGNNEQFRPLIMEALQYVAILKRQYNYAHFLLTDTLVDRFNLRTSTPLTGNFVEQVASAPIEVRKSLERLIVFGVLVDGHLSWIEKKRLRQLRENKFLTYSAEDIQRIGNEYNKGKGLWV, from the coding sequence ATGCGTTATCTGAGGCAGGCGCTCGACACGTCGCATCCGACGGATGAGCCATATGTACTCAATCCGGTTGAAAGCCTCGTTATACGGCGCACTAAAGTACTGACCCTGAGCTTATCAGCTTTGCTTGGCGTTCTAGGTGTTGTCTTCCTATACCTTCCCCAATACCACTGGCCAGACCTGTTTCAGAATACGCCAATTGTCCTTTTCGGCACAACGTATAGTGTCCCGATCATCACCACACTTTACGGCCTGCTGTTGGTTTATATTGAAGTTAACCTGCTTGTTGGCCTAAATCTGCTGGGGGTAAAAGCCATCATGCAGGTGTGCCAGTTTCCACGCGCTCACGATGCGCAATACGACCGTCATCTACAGGCCCTTGCCGACGCAGCGCTTGAAAAAACCAATCGCGGTATATTACGCTTCGGCATTGACCCCTACCTGAATATGCCGCGCTGGGGCCTGACAATTTATTTCCTGCTCAATATCATAAAAGCAGCGTTGAGTACTCTTTTCCTGAAGTTCTTCCTTAAACGTTTCTTGGGACGGTTTGCGCTCCGGCAGGTGACAGATTTAGCTGGAATGCCCATCTACGCAGTTTGGAATGCCTATGCTTCGTGGCAGGTTTTACACGAAGCGCAGATCAGGGTAATGGCTCCCCTCACGATTCGCGAATTTGTTAATGAGCTGCACGACGAATGGGGCAATAACGAACAGTTTCGACCGCTTATCATGGAAGCGTTACAGTACGTGGCCATTCTGAAGCGTCAGTACAATTATGCGCATTTCCTGCTGACAGATACACTGGTTGACCGATTCAATCTACGAACTAGTACTCCCCTAACCGGTAATTTCGTTGAACAGGTGGCCAGTGCACCGATCGAAGTGCGAAAGAGTCTGGAACGGCTTATCGTGTTTGGTGTACTGGTTGATGGCCATTTGTCGTGGATCGAAAAGAAACGACTGCGCCAGCTTCGTGAAAATAAGTTCCTGACCTATTCAGCCGAGGACATACAACGTATTGGCAACGAGTACAACAAAGGGAAAGGCCTTTGGGTATAG
- a CDS encoding sugar phosphate isomerase/epimerase family protein — protein sequence MNDLTRRDFLQTTLGLLATIGTVTAFRSANEKPLLAFSTLGCPKWSLPTILDAAVKDGYDGFEIRGLQGEMNLMKSPAFDSPAHIAETRRLVADKGLKIINLGTSTQLHHADPSTRQRHLDEAKRFITLADQLQCPYVRVFPDALPGDQSRNATLDRITQGLIELSDYAKKSQVSVLLETHGDGVQTHELMRLMQGASSPNVGLIWDVFNMWSVTKEPPAGVYGQLRPYIRHVHVKDAKLIDGKYRYTALGQGESPIFEAIAALKKGGYSGYYSFEWEKTWHPDLEEPDVVFPLYPSMFDEFYHSGIK from the coding sequence GTGAATGATCTAACCCGTCGGGATTTTTTACAGACGACCCTGGGCCTACTGGCAACCATTGGTACAGTGACGGCTTTCCGGTCGGCCAACGAAAAGCCGTTACTGGCCTTTTCGACGCTTGGTTGTCCCAAATGGTCATTGCCCACTATTTTGGATGCGGCTGTCAAAGACGGATACGACGGCTTCGAAATCAGGGGGTTGCAGGGAGAAATGAATTTGATGAAAAGCCCGGCATTTGACAGTCCAGCTCATATCGCCGAAACCCGTCGACTTGTAGCCGATAAAGGATTGAAAATCATCAACTTGGGCACGTCTACCCAGCTCCATCATGCTGACCCTTCGACTCGACAGCGCCATTTGGATGAAGCAAAACGGTTTATTACGCTGGCTGATCAGTTGCAATGTCCTTATGTTCGGGTATTTCCGGACGCGTTGCCTGGGGATCAGAGTCGTAATGCCACACTGGACCGAATTACGCAGGGCCTGATCGAACTGTCCGATTATGCAAAAAAAAGTCAGGTGAGTGTGTTGCTCGAAACACATGGCGATGGGGTTCAGACGCACGAACTAATGCGCCTGATGCAGGGGGCCAGCTCACCCAACGTTGGCCTGATCTGGGATGTGTTCAATATGTGGTCGGTCACTAAAGAACCACCGGCAGGCGTATATGGACAACTGCGGCCCTACATCCGGCACGTCCATGTCAAAGACGCAAAATTGATCGATGGTAAATACCGCTATACCGCGCTTGGACAGGGAGAGTCGCCTATTTTCGAGGCTATTGCTGCGCTGAAAAAAGGCGGATATTCCGGTTATTATAGTTTCGAATGGGAGAAAACGTGGCATCCTGATCTGGAAGAACCCGACGTTGTTTTTCCCCTATATCCCAGCATGTTTGACGAATTTTACCATTCAGGCATCAAATAA
- the gldE gene encoding gliding motility-associated protein GldE, which translates to MDPSSDPLPRQVLPAADGWSTYFDLYAPYAALILLLLLVAGLVSASEAAFFSLSPDDRARCRHSDHTGDQRIANLLDRPKRLLASLVIFNNLLNIAIVVIVTYLTWELSQATHASGWVLSGVTLATTLAIVLFGEIVPKVYASQNNMMVARRTAPLAQIGLAVLRPLAMMLVNLSNQVDKRIERKGYKLSVEELSQAVELTGADATTEEKEILKGIVNFSNLTARQVMRARLDISAVEDDLTFSELMVQINASGYSRVPVHKESLDQIEGILYIKDLLPHIHEDDLFRWQSLVRPAFFIPENKKVDDLLQDFQKRRVHMAIVVDEYGGTRGLVTLEDIIEEIFGDINDEFDDETPAGYRREDERTVIVEGKVPITDVCRILNVDATTFEAVQGDSESLGGLLLELFSRLPKSGDQTTYGGFTFHVLSADDKRINEVRVTKDDQVEVNS; encoded by the coding sequence ATGGACCCTAGTAGTGATCCTCTTCCCCGACAGGTGCTCCCAGCCGCAGATGGCTGGAGCACCTATTTTGATTTATACGCTCCTTACGCGGCTTTAATCCTGCTGCTGTTGTTGGTAGCTGGTCTTGTATCCGCTTCCGAAGCGGCCTTCTTCTCTTTATCTCCCGATGATCGTGCGCGTTGTCGCCATAGCGATCATACTGGCGACCAGCGTATCGCTAACTTGCTTGACCGCCCCAAACGGCTGCTTGCCTCGTTGGTTATCTTCAATAATCTACTGAACATCGCTATTGTCGTTATTGTCACGTATCTGACCTGGGAACTCTCGCAGGCCACTCACGCGTCGGGTTGGGTATTGTCTGGTGTAACGCTGGCAACAACATTAGCCATCGTTCTTTTTGGTGAAATTGTGCCCAAAGTATACGCCAGTCAGAATAACATGATGGTTGCCCGTCGAACAGCTCCATTGGCTCAGATCGGGTTAGCGGTGTTACGTCCGCTGGCTATGATGTTGGTCAACTTGAGCAATCAGGTCGATAAACGAATTGAGCGTAAGGGATACAAATTATCCGTTGAAGAGCTTAGTCAGGCAGTTGAACTGACCGGTGCTGACGCAACGACGGAGGAGAAGGAAATCCTGAAAGGAATTGTTAACTTTAGTAATCTGACTGCTCGTCAAGTGATGCGCGCCCGACTCGATATTTCGGCAGTGGAGGACGATCTGACCTTTTCGGAACTGATGGTCCAGATTAACGCATCGGGCTATTCGCGGGTGCCGGTTCACAAAGAGTCACTGGACCAGATCGAGGGCATACTTTACATCAAAGACCTGCTGCCCCACATTCACGAAGATGACCTGTTTCGCTGGCAGTCACTGGTACGTCCTGCATTTTTCATCCCTGAGAACAAGAAAGTTGATGATCTGTTGCAGGATTTCCAGAAACGACGTGTGCACATGGCTATCGTTGTTGATGAGTACGGAGGAACGCGTGGCCTGGTAACACTGGAAGATATTATCGAAGAAATTTTTGGGGATATCAACGACGAGTTCGATGATGAGACACCCGCTGGCTACCGGCGCGAAGATGAGCGAACCGTAATCGTTGAAGGTAAAGTCCCAATCACGGATGTATGCCGGATTCTGAATGTGGATGCAACGACGTTCGAGGCTGTGCAGGGCGACAGCGAATCGTTGGGCGGTTTACTGCTCGAGTTGTTTAGCCGGTTACCCAAATCCGGTGATCAGACGACCTACGGCGGCTTTACGTTTCACGTATTATCTGCCGACGACAAGCGCATCAATGAAGTTCGGGTAACGAAAGATGACCAGGTTGAAGTGAACTCGTAG
- a CDS encoding single-stranded DNA-binding protein yields MASLNKVILIGNVGNDPEVRYLDGGSVVAKFSVATNERYTTRTGEQVESTEWFRVEVWNDQAKTIEKYVRKGQQIYVEGRLRTETYTDREGKEKFSLGVRATTFQFLGGPNDRDGGSYEAPAAPAQQAAPPRQQQQPVPQAAPAQQAAQAPRQQAAPVQQPPRQQPPRREPDPVPFESNSGDDDLPF; encoded by the coding sequence ATGGCAAGCCTTAACAAAGTAATTCTTATCGGTAACGTTGGCAATGATCCGGAGGTCCGTTATCTGGACGGTGGTTCGGTTGTGGCCAAGTTTAGTGTTGCCACCAATGAACGATATACGACCCGCACCGGCGAGCAAGTTGAATCGACGGAGTGGTTTCGGGTGGAAGTCTGGAACGATCAGGCAAAGACAATTGAAAAATATGTGCGTAAAGGGCAGCAGATTTATGTAGAGGGCCGCTTGCGCACAGAAACGTATACAGACCGGGAAGGCAAAGAAAAGTTTTCGCTTGGTGTTCGGGCGACAACGTTTCAGTTTCTGGGTGGCCCGAACGATCGGGACGGTGGTTCGTACGAGGCACCGGCGGCCCCTGCGCAACAGGCAGCTCCCCCCCGGCAGCAACAGCAACCCGTACCGCAAGCCGCTCCTGCACAACAGGCCGCTCAGGCACCGCGTCAGCAGGCTGCTCCGGTACAACAGCCACCACGCCAGCAACCTCCGCGCAGGGAGCCGGACCCAGTGCCTTTTGAGAGTAACAGTGGGGATGACGATCTTCCGTTCTAA
- a CDS encoding S8 family peptidase, which produces MKKLLISASVCLLSGAAMAQETQWYLRDKTDSTAGISVDRTYRELLKDRKATPVIVAVIDGGIDTTHEDLKRVLWVNPKEVAGNGKDDDKNGYVDDVHGWNFIGGKDGRNVSYETAEVTRLYAQLKPKYDGKTRSSLKPDQQKEYDLYVKTKAEVEKNQAQYKAQYQGISQFYEQYSTAVAALKKALNVTKLDTVTLRKAADTLTDAALKRPITGVLRLLRQQGAADADVVTEELEKANEQLKSRAEYNYNPDFDSRAIVGDNPNDMNQRDYGNPDIAGPRPDHGTHVAGIIGADRTNTLGVMGISDAVQIMGVRAVPDGDERDKDIANAIRYAVDNGAQIINMSFGKDYSPQRKTVEDAERYALSKGVLMVHAAGNDGKDIDTAANYPSPRFMDGSAIPNVITVGASAKPNTADLVASFSNYGKQNVDVFAPGKDIYSTVPGSKYENNSGTSMASPVVAGVAAVLKSYFPKLTYADIKRIIVQSATPYKTKVRRPESTDTVDFATLSKTGGIVNLYEAVKLAIAQEGGSSKGK; this is translated from the coding sequence ATGAAGAAACTCCTTATCAGCGCGTCTGTTTGTCTGCTTTCCGGAGCAGCAATGGCGCAGGAAACGCAGTGGTATCTGCGGGATAAAACCGATAGTACAGCCGGTATTAGCGTCGATCGCACGTACCGCGAACTGCTCAAAGATCGCAAAGCCACACCTGTTATCGTTGCCGTGATTGATGGCGGTATCGACACCACCCACGAAGACCTCAAACGGGTACTTTGGGTCAATCCCAAAGAAGTGGCTGGCAATGGCAAAGACGATGATAAAAACGGATACGTGGACGATGTTCATGGCTGGAACTTCATTGGCGGGAAAGACGGCCGCAACGTAAGCTACGAAACGGCTGAAGTAACTCGGCTGTATGCTCAACTTAAGCCAAAATACGACGGTAAGACCCGTTCTTCGTTAAAACCGGATCAGCAGAAAGAATATGATCTGTATGTGAAAACAAAAGCGGAAGTCGAAAAGAATCAGGCGCAGTACAAAGCGCAGTACCAGGGAATCAGCCAGTTTTACGAGCAGTATTCGACAGCGGTTGCTGCGCTAAAAAAGGCGCTTAACGTAACGAAACTGGATACGGTGACTCTACGAAAAGCCGCTGATACGCTCACCGATGCAGCACTCAAACGGCCAATAACGGGTGTTTTACGCCTGTTACGCCAGCAGGGAGCTGCCGATGCCGACGTTGTGACGGAGGAACTCGAAAAAGCAAACGAGCAGCTAAAGTCGCGGGCTGAATACAACTACAATCCGGACTTCGACAGTCGGGCCATCGTTGGCGATAATCCGAACGACATGAACCAGCGTGACTATGGCAATCCCGATATTGCTGGTCCCCGTCCTGATCACGGTACGCACGTGGCGGGAATTATTGGCGCTGACCGGACCAACACGCTTGGCGTCATGGGTATCTCGGACGCGGTTCAGATCATGGGTGTCCGGGCCGTTCCCGACGGCGATGAGCGCGATAAAGACATCGCCAACGCCATTCGCTACGCTGTCGATAATGGCGCGCAGATCATTAACATGAGCTTCGGTAAAGACTATTCGCCCCAACGCAAAACCGTTGAAGATGCGGAGCGGTATGCTCTGTCGAAAGGCGTGTTGATGGTTCATGCGGCAGGCAATGACGGGAAGGACATCGACACCGCTGCCAATTATCCATCACCCCGGTTTATGGATGGCTCGGCAATTCCGAATGTGATCACAGTTGGCGCCAGTGCCAAACCGAACACGGCTGATCTGGTGGCTAGTTTCTCGAACTACGGCAAGCAGAACGTCGATGTGTTCGCGCCGGGTAAAGACATTTACTCTACGGTTCCGGGTAGCAAATATGAGAACAACAGCGGCACAAGCATGGCTTCGCCGGTTGTTGCGGGTGTTGCTGCTGTGTTGAAGTCGTATTTCCCGAAACTGACTTACGCCGATATCAAACGGATCATCGTACAATCGGCGACACCGTATAAAACAAAGGTTCGTAGACCCGAATCGACCGACACCGTTGATTTCGCCACGCTATCAAAAACGGGTGGTATCGTCAATCTCTACGAAGCGGTCAAACTGGCTATTGCCCAGGAAGGCGGCTCGAGCAAGGGGAAGTAG
- a CDS encoding metal-dependent hydrolase family protein, protein MMLLCRPSQSLAQTYLLRPDRIFDGETTHEGWVVRVKGDKIEAVGSANSVAADGAEVVDLKGQTLVPGLIEGHSHLLLHPYNETPWDDQVLKEARSLRVARATVHAEKTLLAGFTTVRDLGTEGADYDDVGLKQAINQGIIPGPRMIVVTRALIATGSYGPKGFSTDIDVPQGAEEADGHDALIQAVRRQIGKGADAIKIYADYRWGLMAEARPTYTVDEIKLIVEVAKSSGRGVVAHASTAEGMRRAIVGGCETVEHGDAGTPEIFALMKQHGTALCPTLAAGDAVSQYRGWKKGQEPEPDRIKQKRVTFKQALDAGVTICAGGDVGVFSHGDNARELVMMVDYGMKPLDVLRSATSVNADVFHLANRGRLKAGLLADLVAVEGDPTKTIADLHRVKTVMKGGIFYKR, encoded by the coding sequence ATGATGCTGTTGTGCAGGCCAAGTCAGAGCTTGGCCCAGACGTATTTGCTTCGGCCCGATCGTATTTTTGATGGAGAGACCACCCACGAAGGGTGGGTCGTACGGGTAAAAGGCGATAAAATCGAAGCGGTTGGATCGGCTAATTCAGTTGCCGCCGATGGGGCTGAAGTTGTTGACCTGAAAGGCCAGACCCTGGTTCCGGGTCTGATTGAGGGGCATTCGCATTTGCTGCTGCATCCTTATAACGAAACGCCCTGGGACGATCAGGTTCTGAAAGAAGCTCGTTCATTGCGGGTAGCCCGAGCGACAGTTCACGCGGAAAAAACGTTGCTGGCGGGCTTCACCACCGTGCGCGATCTTGGAACAGAAGGCGCTGATTATGATGATGTGGGCCTTAAGCAAGCCATCAATCAGGGCATTATTCCTGGTCCACGCATGATCGTGGTGACGCGGGCGCTGATTGCTACCGGTAGTTACGGACCGAAAGGGTTCAGTACGGACATCGATGTGCCACAGGGTGCCGAAGAAGCGGACGGACACGATGCGTTGATTCAGGCCGTTCGGCGGCAGATCGGAAAAGGGGCTGATGCCATAAAAATCTACGCTGATTATCGCTGGGGGCTCATGGCCGAAGCGCGTCCGACGTACACCGTTGACGAGATCAAGCTTATTGTGGAAGTGGCAAAAAGCAGCGGTCGGGGGGTGGTTGCCCATGCCAGCACGGCTGAGGGAATGCGACGGGCTATTGTGGGCGGTTGTGAAACCGTAGAACATGGCGACGCCGGGACACCTGAAATCTTTGCGTTGATGAAACAACACGGTACGGCGCTTTGCCCGACGCTGGCAGCCGGTGATGCCGTCAGTCAATACCGGGGCTGGAAAAAAGGACAGGAGCCGGAACCCGACCGGATCAAACAAAAACGGGTAACTTTCAAACAGGCGCTCGACGCGGGTGTCACGATTTGTGCCGGTGGTGATGTAGGCGTTTTCAGTCACGGTGATAATGCCCGTGAACTGGTTATGATGGTCGATTATGGCATGAAGCCGCTTGATGTGCTGCGCTCGGCTACGTCTGTCAATGCCGATGTGTTTCACCTCGCTAACCGGGGGCGGCTAAAGGCTGGCCTGCTGGCCGACCTGGTAGCTGTGGAAGGCGATCCAACAAAAACGATTGCCGATCTACACCGTGTTAAGACCGTGATGAAAGGTGGAATTTTCTATAAGCGATAG
- the uvrA gene encoding excinuclease ABC subunit UvrA yields MTEEKTADRRSGLTDIDLTGYDQIEVLGAREHNLKNIDVTIPRNKLVVVTGISGSGKSSLAFDTIYAEGQRRYMESFSAYARSFIGDMERPDVDKINGLSPVISIEQKTTSKNPRSTVGTTTEIYDFLRLLYARAGEAYSYLTGRKMERQSQDQIIDTILEQYAGQKLTLLAPVIKSRKGHYRELFVQIAKTGYTKVRVDGVVLDITPKMQLDRYKIHDIEIVIDRLVPKADDRYRLSQSVQTAIKQGKGAMQMLDGEGQLVYFSQNLMDPESGISYDEPSPNSFSFNSPYGACPVCNGLGVVEEITEESVIPDKSLSISRGAIAPLGEYRELWIFKEIEAILKKYKLNLTTPVAKFPDDLLHALMYGTEDEAVIPKKDSGKDEPYNFKFEGIVNFLKRQQENSTDKIQEWLKDFMVVKTCPECDGARLKKESLFFKIDQKNISELARMDISELTNWFDGVESRLTDRQNIIGKEILKEIRKRIGFLLDIGLDYLTLDRSLRTLSGGEAQRIRLATQIGTQLVGVLYIMDEPSIGLHQRDNVKLIDSLKNLRDLGNTVLVVEHDKDMMLESDFILDIGPGAGRHGGQVVNQGTPGEFLNNTYSGVAGSSTTSDYLSGRRAIEVPTERRKGNGKFLIIKNATGHNLKNVTLKLPLGRMVTITGVSGSGKSSLIHETLFPVLNRHFYKSKREPLPFKTVDGLEHLDKVIEVDQSPIGRTPRSNPATYTGMFSEIRTLFAELAEAKIRGYKPGRFSFNVKGGRCEDCEGAGMKKIEMEFLPDVHVMCETCKGKRFNRETLEVRFKGKSIADVLDMTVEQALDFFASQPKILRKVTTLNDVGLGYITLGQHATTLSGGEAQRVKLAEELSKKDTGKTLYILDEPTTGLHFQDIAHLLDVLNKLANKGNTVLIIEHNLDVIKVSDHLIDLGPEGGNKGGYIIAEGTPEKVAEVKGSYTGKFLKMELAG; encoded by the coding sequence GTGACTGAAGAAAAAACAGCGGACCGGCGTTCCGGACTTACCGATATTGACCTGACGGGTTACGACCAGATCGAAGTCCTCGGCGCCCGCGAACACAACCTGAAAAATATTGACGTTACGATTCCCCGCAACAAGCTGGTGGTCGTGACTGGCATCAGCGGTAGCGGCAAATCGTCGCTGGCGTTTGATACGATTTACGCCGAAGGCCAACGGCGTTATATGGAGAGTTTTTCGGCCTATGCCCGGTCGTTTATCGGCGATATGGAGCGGCCCGACGTGGATAAAATCAACGGACTAAGCCCGGTGATCTCCATCGAACAGAAAACGACCTCCAAAAATCCGCGCTCGACGGTCGGCACAACAACCGAAATTTACGACTTTCTGCGTCTGCTCTACGCCCGCGCTGGTGAAGCGTATTCGTACCTGACGGGTCGTAAAATGGAACGGCAATCGCAGGATCAGATCATTGATACGATTCTGGAGCAGTATGCCGGACAGAAGCTGACCTTACTGGCCCCGGTCATCAAAAGTCGTAAAGGACACTATCGCGAACTTTTCGTTCAGATTGCCAAGACAGGCTATACCAAAGTCCGGGTCGATGGGGTCGTGCTGGACATTACGCCGAAAATGCAACTGGACCGGTATAAGATTCACGATATCGAAATCGTGATCGATCGGCTCGTGCCAAAAGCGGATGATCGCTACCGGTTGAGCCAGTCAGTGCAAACGGCTATAAAGCAGGGTAAGGGTGCCATGCAGATGCTGGACGGAGAAGGGCAGCTGGTCTATTTCTCGCAGAATCTGATGGACCCCGAATCGGGGATTAGCTACGACGAACCGTCGCCGAATTCATTCTCATTTAACTCGCCTTACGGTGCCTGCCCGGTTTGTAATGGATTGGGTGTTGTCGAGGAAATTACCGAAGAGTCGGTGATTCCGGACAAGTCATTAAGTATCAGTCGCGGTGCTATTGCACCATTGGGTGAGTACCGGGAGCTGTGGATTTTTAAGGAAATCGAAGCGATCCTGAAAAAATATAAACTTAACCTGACGACACCCGTAGCCAAGTTTCCGGACGATCTGCTTCACGCGCTGATGTATGGAACGGAAGACGAAGCGGTTATCCCAAAGAAAGATTCAGGTAAGGATGAGCCCTATAATTTCAAATTCGAGGGTATCGTCAATTTTTTGAAGCGGCAGCAGGAAAACAGCACCGATAAGATTCAGGAGTGGCTCAAGGACTTTATGGTCGTGAAAACCTGCCCCGAATGCGACGGTGCGCGACTCAAAAAAGAATCGCTGTTCTTTAAAATCGACCAGAAAAATATCTCTGAACTGGCCCGCATGGACATTTCGGAATTGACCAACTGGTTCGATGGCGTAGAGAGTCGCCTGACCGATCGCCAGAATATAATCGGGAAAGAAATTCTGAAAGAAATTCGCAAGCGTATTGGCTTCCTGCTAGACATCGGACTGGATTACCTCACGCTTGATCGGTCGCTGCGCACCTTATCGGGGGGCGAAGCGCAACGCATTCGCCTAGCTACGCAAATCGGGACGCAACTGGTTGGTGTACTGTATATTATGGATGAACCCAGTATCGGACTCCACCAACGCGATAACGTCAAGCTGATCGATTCACTTAAGAATCTGCGTGATCTGGGCAACACCGTACTGGTCGTTGAGCATGATAAGGACATGATGCTCGAATCGGATTTTATTCTAGACATTGGTCCCGGTGCAGGACGACACGGCGGTCAGGTTGTCAATCAGGGAACGCCCGGCGAGTTTCTGAACAATACGTACAGTGGTGTGGCAGGCAGCAGTACCACATCGGACTATCTGAGCGGACGACGCGCTATTGAAGTGCCAACCGAACGGCGTAAGGGTAATGGTAAGTTTCTGATTATCAAGAATGCAACGGGCCACAATCTCAAGAATGTGACGCTCAAGTTGCCGCTTGGTCGCATGGTTACCATTACGGGTGTGTCGGGTAGCGGCAAATCATCGCTGATTCACGAAACGCTGTTCCCGGTTCTGAATCGCCATTTCTATAAGTCCAAGCGCGAACCGCTGCCGTTCAAAACGGTGGATGGCCTGGAGCATCTGGATAAAGTGATTGAGGTCGATCAGTCGCCGATTGGTCGCACACCGCGCTCAAATCCAGCAACGTACACGGGCATGTTCTCCGAAATCCGGACGCTTTTTGCCGAACTTGCCGAAGCTAAAATTAGGGGTTACAAACCTGGCCGGTTCTCGTTCAACGTAAAAGGCGGACGCTGTGAGGATTGTGAAGGCGCAGGCATGAAGAAAATCGAGATGGAGTTTCTGCCCGATGTACACGTCATGTGCGAGACTTGCAAAGGCAAACGCTTCAACCGGGAAACGCTGGAAGTGCGCTTTAAGGGTAAATCAATCGCCGATGTGCTCGACATGACCGTGGAACAGGCGCTGGACTTTTTTGCCAGCCAGCCCAAAATTCTGCGTAAAGTAACAACGCTGAACGACGTTGGCTTAGGCTATATTACGCTTGGTCAGCACGCGACGACGCTATCGGGTGGTGAAGCGCAACGCGTCAAACTTGCCGAAGAACTGTCGAAGAAAGACACGGGTAAGACGCTGTATATTCTCGATGAACCGACTACGGGTCTGCATTTCCAGGATATTGCTCACCTGCTCGACGTACTGAATAAACTAGCCAATAAGGGTAATACGGTGCTGATCATCGAACACAACCTGGATGTCATCAAGGTATCCGACCACCTGATTGACCTCGGCCCGGAGGGTGGTAACAAAGGTGGTTATATTATCGCCGAAGGCACCCCTGAGAAAGTGGCAGAGGTGAAAGGAAGCTATACGGGTAAGTTTCTGAAGATGGAACTGGCGGGGTAA